One part of the Treponema peruense genome encodes these proteins:
- a CDS encoding EamA family transporter: MNQKPLAFIFMHAGFLIYSFYTVLGKLAAQYNFLSFRWCVFYVALILILFIYAVIWQQVLKHIKLSVATANKAATIVWGMLWSALFFNETITQKKILGALVILGGIILLSTSKDVPND; encoded by the coding sequence ATGAACCAAAAACCGCTCGCCTTTATTTTCATGCATGCCGGATTTCTCATCTACAGTTTTTACACCGTGCTGGGAAAGCTGGCGGCGCAGTACAACTTTCTTTCGTTCAGGTGGTGCGTTTTTTATGTCGCGCTTATTCTGATCCTTTTTATTTATGCCGTTATCTGGCAGCAGGTTTTGAAACACATTAAACTTTCTGTCGCAACTGCAAACAAAGCCGCAACAATTGTCTGGGGAATGCTCTGGAGTGCACTTTTTTTTAACGAAACAATTACGCAAAAAAAAATACTCGGTGCACTTGTAATTCTGGGCGGAATAATCCTTCTTTCCACTTCAAAGGACGTTCCCAATGACTAG
- a CDS encoding EamA family transporter, with translation MTSAKYTLLLLLSVFVSALSQILLKKSALKSYKSRIFEYLNPLVITAYIMFFGAVCIDLVALRFVPVSFVPVIETSSYIFVMLLGRLVFKERISKKQLLSMALIITGIFIYVS, from the coding sequence ATGACTAGTGCTAAATATACACTTCTGCTTTTGCTCTCGGTTTTTGTTTCGGCACTGTCGCAGATTCTCCTAAAAAAGTCTGCACTCAAATCCTATAAGTCCCGCATTTTTGAATACCTTAACCCGCTTGTAATTACGGCATACATCATGTTCTTCGGGGCAGTATGCATTGACCTTGTGGCGCTAAGGTTTGTTCCGGTTTCATTTGTTCCGGTAATAGAAACTTCCAGTTACATTTTTGTAATGCTTCTTGGTCGCCTTGTTTTCAAAGAGCGCATTTCAAAAAAACAGCTGCTTTCCATGGCTCTTATCATAACCGGAATTTTCATCTACGTTTCCTGA
- a CDS encoding P83/100 family protein codes for MKRQLIAAALVSMLAVFGAAAIEVNENELKSTGGADTIVFQNYTGPHSVIESAETISAIGTGLGRQVASSQGAATFGQGEKYTVIHAIDPSSQGKLDADIILINKNATVDHIRNLRRIIASYLSAAYGYNKQDASTVATFVTVYNAVYRSKMDNFTSKYKEIVTKNLDPATCGLSTKWNEWPGNSQIVIPLGDLSSDISAVDTSVISDKKVVESMQEQDDKGVDERKNMVDIKEREAEKATEKAQEAAKKSAQENKKLEEQKQVQKEAEKKAEQKQEEAVKAQEEAKADPQNEEKQQAAEQAAQEAQQAAETAQEEAAKTEEQQQTANEAAQEAQAHQQVADKKQTEAQTERTAIAKDQQEIIQNTIAEATNTNTVIGLKITDSANKLSTMVKVDAANGDIIRESPVTVIRARTMYPVSDPVVQKADAALSQATEGAASIDANLFYMAICGENTNNGAVKLCLLDAYKMEIQKESTETVAEDSVLVNSGDSYYCIIQNGSNWVVGKYDKSLNLQLKSPVSVAPETPITVTPKGIIVTSKSGNITLLKTEDLTAILDTTAAK; via the coding sequence ATGAAAAGACAATTAATTGCTGCTGCCTTGGTCAGTATGCTTGCGGTATTCGGAGCAGCCGCCATAGAAGTCAATGAAAACGAACTTAAAAGTACCGGTGGTGCCGACACAATCGTATTCCAGAACTACACGGGCCCACACTCTGTAATAGAGTCCGCAGAAACAATCAGTGCAATCGGAACGGGCCTTGGAAGACAGGTTGCATCTTCACAGGGAGCCGCCACATTCGGACAGGGTGAAAAATACACTGTAATCCACGCAATTGACCCTTCATCACAGGGAAAACTCGACGCAGACATTATTCTTATAAACAAAAATGCAACTGTAGACCACATACGTAACCTACGCAGAATAATTGCATCATATCTTTCGGCCGCATACGGCTACAACAAACAGGATGCATCTACGGTAGCAACATTTGTTACGGTTTACAACGCCGTCTACCGCTCAAAAATGGACAATTTCACTTCAAAATACAAGGAAATCGTTACAAAAAATCTTGACCCGGCAACATGCGGACTTTCAACCAAATGGAATGAATGGCCCGGAAACTCCCAGATTGTAATTCCGCTCGGAGACCTTTCAAGCGACATTTCTGCAGTAGATACTTCTGTCATAAGCGACAAAAAAGTAGTTGAATCCATGCAGGAACAGGACGACAAGGGTGTAGACGAGCGCAAGAATATGGTAGACATAAAAGAGCGCGAAGCCGAAAAAGCCACAGAAAAAGCACAGGAAGCAGCAAAAAAGTCAGCACAGGAAAACAAAAAGCTAGAAGAACAGAAGCAGGTTCAGAAAGAAGCAGAAAAAAAGGCTGAACAAAAGCAGGAAGAAGCCGTAAAGGCACAGGAAGAAGCAAAAGCCGACCCGCAGAATGAAGAAAAACAGCAGGCCGCAGAACAGGCCGCACAGGAAGCACAGCAGGCTGCAGAGACAGCACAGGAAGAAGCTGCAAAAACAGAAGAACAGCAGCAGACTGCAAATGAAGCGGCACAAGAAGCCCAGGCACATCAGCAGGTTGCAGACAAAAAGCAGACAGAAGCCCAGACTGAACGCACCGCAATTGCAAAAGACCAGCAGGAAATTATACAGAACACAATTGCAGAAGCCACAAACACAAACACTGTAATAGGCCTTAAGATAACAGACAGCGCCAATAAACTCAGTACAATGGTAAAAGTAGACGCTGCAAACGGAGACATCATAAGAGAGTCCCCTGTTACCGTAATACGCGCAAGAACAATGTATCCTGTATCTGACCCTGTAGTTCAAAAAGCAGACGCTGCATTGTCACAGGCCACAGAAGGCGCCGCTTCAATAGATGCAAATCTTTTCTATATGGCAATTTGCGGTGAAAACACAAACAACGGAGCCGTAAAACTTTGTCTTCTGGACGCCTACAAGATGGAAATCCAGAAAGAAAGTACAGAAACAGTCGCCGAAGATTCTGTTCTTGTAAACAGTGGCGACAGTTACTACTGCATAATCCAGAATGGCTCAAACTGGGTTGTAGGAAAGTATGACAAGTCACTTAACCTTCAGCTCAAAAGCCCTGTTTCTGTAGCACCCGAAACACCAATAACCGTAACTCCAAAGGGAATCATCGTAACCTCAAAGTCCGGAAACATAACACTCCTTAAGACAGAAGACCTTACCGCAATTCTCGACACAACAGCAGCCAAATAA
- the dnaB gene encoding replicative DNA helicase, whose amino-acid sequence MELKDKIPPHNLDAEMAVLGALLFNWTAVNDVVTFLRPDNFYSLQNQTIYESMLHLFSAGVKGDLLTLIDDLTKSGKIDAAGGMAYVSSLTDKVPTSANVDYYAKIVLDQSVRRSLIKISSEIKAESFDETKESRMVLEEVEQKIFKLTDVNQSSRVLPMSDIIPETIKLIDTRYKNKNSFSGIPSGFTDLDSMTSGFQNSEMIIIGARPSMGKTALALSMIQNIAIERKIPCGFFSLEMSRLQIGQRLLSQVARVQGTKLRNGMLKIEDFKKLQDAGGECYDAPLYIVDVPNMKLLDLRAMARRMRVNQKVEIIFIDYIGLITSENTDAPVYEQQSAISKSLKSLARELDIPIVVLCQVARTAEGNEPGLAELRGSGSIEQDADMVMFIHGDRNKNKSSNEGYDPVQDRKLIVAKQRNGPIGDVDVLFLSSYTKFENKSKERE is encoded by the coding sequence ATGGAATTAAAGGATAAAATACCGCCGCACAACCTGGACGCAGAAATGGCAGTTTTGGGAGCTCTTTTGTTCAACTGGACTGCCGTCAATGATGTGGTTACTTTTCTTAGACCTGACAATTTCTACAGCCTGCAGAACCAGACAATCTACGAGTCAATGCTGCACCTGTTTTCTGCAGGAGTAAAGGGCGACCTTCTTACTCTTATTGACGATCTGACCAAAAGCGGCAAAATAGATGCTGCCGGCGGAATGGCATATGTTTCTTCACTTACCGACAAGGTTCCTACAAGTGCGAACGTAGATTATTATGCAAAAATTGTTCTTGACCAGTCTGTAAGAAGAAGCCTTATAAAGATTTCTTCTGAAATTAAGGCAGAAAGTTTTGACGAAACAAAAGAAAGCCGTATGGTTCTTGAAGAAGTTGAACAGAAGATTTTTAAACTTACTGATGTAAACCAGTCTTCGCGTGTTCTTCCGATGAGCGATATTATACCTGAAACCATTAAACTTATTGACACGCGCTACAAGAACAAGAATTCATTTTCGGGAATTCCGTCGGGATTTACAGATTTGGACAGCATGACCAGCGGTTTTCAGAACAGTGAAATGATTATTATAGGTGCGCGCCCTTCAATGGGAAAGACTGCACTTGCACTTTCGATGATTCAGAATATTGCAATTGAAAGAAAAATTCCGTGCGGTTTTTTTAGCCTTGAAATGTCACGCCTTCAGATTGGACAGCGTCTTCTTTCGCAGGTAGCAAGGGTTCAGGGTACAAAACTCAGAAACGGTATGCTCAAGATAGAAGACTTTAAAAAACTACAGGATGCGGGTGGTGAGTGCTATGATGCGCCGCTTTACATTGTAGATGTTCCCAACATGAAGCTTCTGGACCTTAGGGCAATGGCAAGGCGTATGCGTGTTAACCAAAAAGTTGAAATTATTTTTATTGACTATATTGGTCTTATTACAAGCGAAAATACTGATGCGCCGGTTTATGAACAGCAGTCTGCAATTTCGAAGTCTTTGAAGAGCCTTGCCCGCGAACTTGACATTCCGATTGTTGTACTTTGCCAGGTTGCCCGCACTGCAGAAGGAAATGAGCCAGGACTTGCCGAACTGCGCGGTTCGGGTTCTATTGAACAGGATGCGGACATGGTTATGTTTATTCATGGAGACAGAAACAAAAACAAGTCTTCAAATGAAGGCTATGATCCTGTTCAGGACAGAAAACTGATTGTGGCAAAACAACGTAACGGTCCTATTGGTGACGTTGACGTTCTGTTCCTTTCTTCGTATACAAAGTTTGAAAATAAATCCAAAGAAAGAGAATAA
- the rplI gene encoding 50S ribosomal protein L9, producing the protein MKVILNEDVKHLGEMGDVKNVANGYARNYLFPRAYALPYTDETVAYFETRKAEIEERKAKKRADSASLKEKLEALEVVITMPAGNNGKLYGAVTTQTISDFYTKNGFDIERKRISIAGLTIKNVGTYTFKVHLYESTVAEVSLVVKAQGADETKAEAKADVKAEESAAEEAPAAEAKAE; encoded by the coding sequence ATGAAAGTTATTCTTAATGAAGATGTAAAACACCTTGGTGAAATGGGTGATGTAAAGAATGTTGCAAACGGATACGCACGCAACTATCTTTTTCCTCGTGCATATGCTCTTCCTTACACAGATGAGACAGTAGCATACTTTGAGACAAGAAAGGCCGAAATTGAAGAGCGCAAGGCAAAGAAACGTGCAGACAGCGCTTCTCTTAAGGAAAAACTCGAAGCTCTCGAAGTTGTTATCACAATGCCTGCAGGAAACAACGGCAAGCTTTACGGTGCTGTTACTACACAGACTATTTCTGACTTCTATACAAAGAACGGTTTTGATATTGAGCGCAAGCGCATTTCTATTGCCGGTCTTACAATAAAGAACGTTGGAACATACACATTCAAGGTACACCTTTATGAGTCAACAGTTGCCGAAGTTAGCCTTGTTGTAAAGGCTCAGGGTGCTGACGAGACTAAGGCAGAAGCCAAAGCTGATGTTAAGGCAGAAGAGAGCGCCGCAGAGGAAGCTCCTGCTGCAGAAGCAAAGGCTGAGTAA
- the rpsR gene encoding 30S ribosomal protein S18 — protein MADETIESVDVKEENAVSQEQLQDSGREDEARGGRNGKGKAFFHKKVCRFCANKAKIDYKDADGLRRFTTERGKILPRRITGTCSKHQKELAVAIKRARSICLLPYVAD, from the coding sequence ATGGCAGACGAAACAATTGAATCTGTAGATGTTAAAGAAGAAAATGCTGTTAGTCAGGAACAGCTTCAGGATTCCGGACGTGAAGATGAAGCACGTGGCGGACGCAATGGAAAGGGCAAGGCTTTCTTCCACAAGAAGGTATGCCGCTTCTGTGCAAACAAGGCAAAGATTGACTACAAGGACGCTGACGGACTTCGCCGCTTTACAACTGAGCGCGGTAAGATTCTTCCACGTCGCATTACCGGAACATGTTCAAAGCACCAGAAAGAACTTGCAGTTGCTATCAAGCGCGCACGTTCAATCTGTCTTCTTCCGTACGTAGCAGACTAA
- the ssb gene encoding single-stranded DNA-binding protein — translation MAGSDMNIVALVGRLTRDAEIAYLASGTAAVTLAVAVNRSRREGDQFVSEVNYFDLVYYGKSAEAVKQYLTKGKQIAVQGSLKQDRWEKDGQKFSKVRVIVNSLELLGGRSDNGGQQSYGSPSGGYQPRADYGAGRSSGAETGGFEPQSGAAVENSFGGESTGFPEDIPF, via the coding sequence ATGGCTGGTTCTGATATGAACATAGTTGCTTTGGTCGGACGTCTCACCCGTGATGCAGAGATTGCATATCTGGCGAGTGGTACTGCGGCCGTTACTTTAGCCGTTGCTGTTAACCGCAGCCGCCGTGAGGGTGATCAGTTTGTAAGCGAAGTCAATTATTTTGATTTGGTTTACTACGGAAAATCCGCAGAGGCTGTAAAACAGTATCTTACCAAAGGAAAGCAGATTGCTGTACAGGGATCCTTAAAGCAGGATCGCTGGGAAAAGGACGGACAGAAATTCAGCAAAGTACGCGTAATCGTAAATTCACTGGAATTGCTTGGAGGCAGGTCTGATAACGGAGGACAGCAGTCTTACGGCTCTCCTTCTGGGGGTTATCAGCCGCGTGCCGACTACGGTGCCGGTCGTTCTTCGGGCGCGGAAACAGGCGGTTTTGAACCACAGTCAGGTGCAGCCGTTGAGAATTCATTCGGCGGAGAGTCTACGGGCTTTCCCGAAGATATTCCGTTCTAA
- the rpsF gene encoding 30S ribosomal protein S6, producing the protein MRKYELMTIYPLEDEKYKAGLDTLRADLAKFGVEIEKEEPFGDRDLTYEVKKQKRGRFLLLTIKSNPAKIADLDAQFKFNTNLLKYLFVLVEEKKA; encoded by the coding sequence ATGAGAAAGTATGAACTTATGACTATCTATCCTCTCGAGGATGAGAAGTACAAGGCCGGACTGGACACACTTCGTGCTGACCTTGCAAAATTTGGCGTTGAAATCGAAAAGGAAGAGCCTTTCGGTGACCGCGATCTTACCTATGAAGTAAAAAAGCAGAAGCGTGGAAGATTCCTTCTTCTTACAATCAAGTCTAATCCCGCTAAGATTGCTGACTTGGACGCACAGTTCAAGTTTAACACAAACCTTCTCAAGTACCTTTTCGTACTCGTAGAAGAGAAGAAAGCGTAA
- a CDS encoding DUF368 domain-containing protein, with translation MRLFILFLKGIIIGMANVIPGVSGGTIAVVFNIYDEFVNAITLNVKKLWANKKFLIPLLGGMALGVLLFSKFVTILYENFPVQTNYAFMGLIIGSIPLIFNYTRKISQQKKAGPLFVAALVLCAVAGFAVLMLFSYFEGKVDRSAVENAIMPVFTAKLGFKIFFAGILGAITMIIPGISGSLIMLIMGVYTIVITSIPALFHAETFVHALTLLLPNGIGVLTGLLVGAKLISLLLKHIPNHTYAVILGLLVGSAVTICPGFKHIDSIPTALSCLLSLLGGAALAYFSSKSENKSDNGSVVKTEDKTESAQQ, from the coding sequence ATGAGACTTTTTATTCTTTTTCTCAAAGGAATTATAATCGGTATGGCAAATGTTATTCCGGGTGTTTCAGGCGGAACAATTGCCGTTGTATTCAACATTTATGACGAATTTGTAAATGCCATTACACTCAACGTAAAAAAACTCTGGGCAAACAAAAAGTTCCTTATTCCCCTTCTTGGCGGAATGGCACTCGGCGTACTTCTATTCAGCAAGTTTGTTACTATTTTATACGAAAATTTTCCTGTCCAGACAAACTATGCATTTATGGGACTTATAATAGGAAGTATTCCGCTTATTTTTAACTATACAAGAAAAATTTCCCAGCAGAAAAAAGCCGGTCCCCTGTTTGTTGCAGCACTTGTTCTTTGCGCCGTAGCAGGATTTGCAGTTCTCATGCTTTTCTCATATTTTGAAGGAAAAGTAGACAGATCAGCAGTAGAAAATGCCATTATGCCAGTCTTTACTGCAAAACTGGGGTTCAAGATTTTCTTTGCGGGAATTCTTGGTGCAATAACAATGATTATCCCGGGAATTTCAGGTTCTCTCATCATGCTCATTATGGGCGTTTACACTATTGTAATTACAAGCATTCCGGCTTTATTCCATGCAGAAACATTCGTCCATGCACTGACCCTTCTTCTTCCTAACGGAATCGGTGTTCTTACAGGACTTCTAGTCGGTGCAAAACTCATAAGTCTTCTGTTGAAGCACATTCCTAACCATACATACGCTGTAATTCTGGGACTTTTGGTCGGTTCTGCCGTTACAATATGCCCGGGCTTCAAACATATTGACTCTATACCGACTGCACTTTCCTGCCTGCTCAGTTTACTTGGCGGAGCAGCACTCGCCTACTTCAGTTCAAAGTCAGAAAACAAATCAGACAATGGTTCCGTTGTCAAAACCGAAGACAAAACAGAGTCTGCACAACAGTAA
- a CDS encoding ankyrin repeat domain-containing protein, whose product MEKFSIKKTVLILALFSVAYVLFAAEKNDYMQLAATGSEKEIEKELSYNSRLATQVFGSNRETFLMLALSSDRPVKIIKLCLMAGSNPTAKAKDGRTPVMYAANFCSSADTVNEVIKAGALFKSSRVKRLTAKAKNGKTAYDYAKINPVKEIYELLCSYAADPSAKEDALHEKGLTAEITFKPAEKTQEIQPEQSASETQAAAEKDTPAIPAEDTVSKPADASSATAQNISVSPAAEKTDEETVPRVSAENTASKTAPAVTVNPVVEKPAANIPPETQNKIKKDIAAKTETAAVPETTPAHLEKLSPSERKNQIKQYTQTFLYDYAEEDEEESNTEEKKPTIIENPDRADENGVTLLMKAAKAGNDWDVKKLIQSGANVQKRDADGWSALMYAVRYQNNASLVETLIKSGAHIRVRNKYNTTPLLLAADYSKNPDILAMLLKNRNNYEDEVFKAFILSITGENVPEHARQAKVQLFLDMKVPVNRIWKGKTPLIYAAQYGKSTKIIQQLIDAGAKTELRDSSGKMAFDYAKLNDSLEHDNSYWLLNSAPESAK is encoded by the coding sequence ATGGAAAAATTCAGCATAAAAAAAACAGTACTTATTCTGGCGCTTTTTTCTGTTGCATACGTTCTTTTTGCAGCAGAAAAAAACGACTATATGCAGCTCGCAGCGACCGGAAGCGAAAAAGAAATAGAAAAAGAACTTTCGTACAACTCAAGGCTTGCAACACAGGTATTCGGTTCAAACAGGGAAACCTTTCTCATGCTTGCCCTTTCAAGCGACAGGCCTGTCAAAATAATAAAACTCTGTCTTATGGCAGGTTCAAACCCCACGGCAAAGGCAAAAGACGGGCGCACTCCGGTAATGTATGCGGCAAATTTCTGTTCTTCTGCCGACACGGTAAATGAAGTAATAAAAGCCGGTGCCCTTTTCAAATCTTCAAGGGTAAAACGTCTTACAGCAAAGGCAAAAAACGGAAAAACTGCTTACGATTATGCAAAAATCAATCCTGTAAAAGAAATATACGAACTTTTGTGCAGCTATGCAGCCGACCCGTCTGCAAAAGAAGATGCTTTGCATGAAAAAGGACTTACGGCAGAAATAACCTTTAAGCCTGCAGAAAAAACACAGGAAATCCAGCCGGAACAGTCTGCTTCTGAAACACAGGCCGCGGCAGAAAAAGACACGCCCGCTATTCCCGCAGAAGATACAGTTTCAAAACCGGCAGACGCTTCTTCTGCAACCGCACAAAATATTTCCGTTTCTCCTGCTGCAGAAAAAACAGATGAAGAAACAGTTCCAAGGGTTTCTGCCGAAAACACCGCTTCAAAAACAGCGCCGGCAGTTACCGTTAATCCGGTTGTTGAAAAACCTGCAGCCAATATTCCGCCGGAAACACAGAACAAAATCAAAAAAGATATTGCCGCAAAAACAGAAACTGCTGCTGTACCTGAAACAACGCCTGCACATCTGGAAAAACTATCTCCTTCAGAAAGAAAAAACCAGATAAAGCAGTACACACAGACTTTTCTCTATGACTATGCCGAAGAAGATGAAGAGGAAAGCAATACAGAAGAAAAAAAGCCCACTATTATAGAAAACCCTGACCGTGCAGACGAAAACGGCGTTACACTTTTGATGAAAGCAGCAAAGGCCGGAAACGACTGGGACGTAAAAAAGCTTATCCAGAGCGGTGCAAATGTACAGAAACGTGACGCAGACGGATGGTCGGCACTCATGTATGCAGTAAGGTACCAGAACAACGCTTCCCTTGTAGAAACACTTATCAAAAGCGGCGCACACATAAGGGTAAGAAACAAGTACAACACAACACCCCTGCTTCTTGCCGCGGACTATTCAAAAAACCCCGACATACTGGCTATGCTTCTTAAAAACAGAAACAACTACGAAGATGAAGTTTTCAAAGCGTTTATTCTTTCAATCACAGGAGAAAATGTCCCGGAACACGCGCGCCAGGCAAAAGTGCAGCTCTTTCTGGATATGAAAGTCCCTGTAAACCGCATCTGGAAAGGAAAAACACCTCTTATCTATGCAGCCCAGTACGGAAAGTCTACAAAAATAATACAGCAGCTTATTGACGCAGGTGCAAAGACTGAATTAAGGGACAGTTCGGGAAAGATGGCCTTTGACTACGCAAAACTCAATGACAGCCTTGAACACGACAACTCTTACTGGCTTTTGAATTCAGCACCGGAGAGCGCCAAATGA
- the rsmD gene encoding 16S rRNA (guanine(966)-N(2))-methyltransferase RsmD: protein MRITGGKLKGRYTDTPNGKMAIRPAMDRMRESLFDIIGRDLPGKSFLDLFSGSGTIALEAVSHGATEVTLCEMDKSKAKTVFNNVKMAEEIGVRVKCHFMAVELFLKRCKKRYDYIFFDPPFPYKFRQELIETTAKRNLLSDGGTLMIHYPAEDALPDKIENLVLTDKRIYGRSIVNFYKVEQNSPDSEN, encoded by the coding sequence ATGAGAATTACCGGAGGAAAACTAAAAGGCCGCTACACAGACACACCAAACGGAAAAATGGCAATACGCCCGGCCATGGACAGAATGAGAGAGTCGCTCTTTGACATAATAGGACGTGATCTTCCCGGAAAATCTTTTCTGGACCTTTTCAGCGGGTCTGGAACAATAGCGCTTGAAGCAGTTTCACACGGAGCAACAGAAGTTACTCTCTGCGAAATGGACAAATCCAAGGCAAAAACCGTATTCAACAACGTTAAAATGGCAGAAGAAATCGGTGTAAGGGTAAAATGTCATTTTATGGCCGTAGAACTTTTTCTAAAAAGATGCAAAAAACGCTACGACTACATCTTCTTTGACCCGCCTTTTCCGTACAAATTCAGACAGGAACTCATAGAAACAACAGCAAAACGCAACCTGCTTTCTGACGGCGGAACACTGATGATCCACTACCCTGCAGAAGACGCGCTTCCGGACAAAATCGAAAATCTTGTTCTGACCGACAAGCGCATATACGGCCGTTCAATTGTCAATTTCTATAAAGTTGAACAAAATTCACCAGATTCAGAAAATTGA
- a CDS encoding tetratricopeptide repeat protein has protein sequence MTEASEFDPPKADDSTASEISELSKKGYNLLKDNKTNEAVASFRQILDIEENNNYALVGLGDSERKQAHYKNAIDYYTKCLSYHPGNNYALFGLADCYKALNNYHKAIAIWEQYLVHDDGNITVLTRVADAYRKIRDFKKSKELYRKVLEMEENNAYALIGLGHLHYDFKEYKDALFYWTKMLEANPEHTDIRVLTSIGNCHRKLKSFDKGLIYFEHALEMDPKNFYALFGIADCYRGMNQQFRSIEYWNRILELDPKNKVILTRAGDAYRNTGDYKTAADYYNRAMDIDFDIYAALGLALICKGEGKFDEAIERLEKLIRDDKKNHRLYIDLADCFLKTGRKDKAAETLRSFQKQGIRNQAVNELLEKFEAGKI, from the coding sequence ATGACAGAAGCCTCTGAATTCGACCCCCCGAAGGCAGATGATTCGACAGCTTCAGAAATAAGCGAACTGTCAAAAAAAGGCTACAATCTTCTTAAAGACAACAAAACAAACGAAGCCGTTGCCAGTTTCAGACAGATTCTTGATATAGAAGAAAACAACAACTACGCTCTTGTAGGACTCGGTGACAGTGAACGCAAGCAGGCCCACTACAAAAACGCAATAGACTACTACACAAAATGTCTCTCCTATCACCCTGGAAACAATTATGCCCTGTTCGGTCTGGCGGACTGCTACAAAGCCCTCAACAATTATCATAAAGCCATTGCTATCTGGGAACAGTATCTTGTTCACGATGACGGCAACATAACGGTTCTTACCAGGGTTGCCGATGCATACAGAAAAATCCGAGACTTCAAGAAATCAAAGGAACTTTACCGCAAGGTTCTTGAAATGGAAGAAAACAATGCCTACGCCCTAATTGGTCTTGGTCACCTGCACTATGACTTCAAGGAATACAAGGACGCACTTTTTTACTGGACAAAAATGCTCGAAGCAAATCCCGAACATACAGACATAAGGGTTTTGACTTCAATAGGAAACTGCCACAGAAAACTCAAGTCTTTTGATAAGGGGCTTATTTACTTTGAGCACGCACTTGAAATGGACCCCAAAAATTTCTATGCCCTCTTCGGAATTGCCGACTGCTACAGGGGAATGAACCAGCAGTTCCGCTCCATTGAATACTGGAACAGAATTCTTGAGCTTGACCCAAAAAACAAAGTAATTCTTACACGCGCAGGAGATGCTTACAGAAATACCGGTGACTACAAGACGGCTGCAGATTACTACAACCGTGCCATGGACATAGACTTTGACATTTATGCAGCACTTGGTCTTGCACTCATCTGCAAAGGTGAAGGCAAATTTGACGAAGCTATAGAACGCCTTGAAAAACTCATCCGCGATGACAAAAAAAACCACCGTCTTTACATTGACCTTGCCGACTGCTTTTTGAAGACAGGAAGAAAAGACAAGGCAGCAGAGACTCTCCGTTCTTTCCAGAAACAGGGAATAAGAAACCAGGCCGTTAACGAACTTCTTGAAAAATTCGAAGCAGGAAAAATCTAG